In Ignavibacteriales bacterium, the following are encoded in one genomic region:
- a CDS encoding T9SS type A sorting domain-containing protein, giving the protein MKKTTTIIISLVLLLIMMYGNANAQLTGTKTIPGTYASIKLAIDDLNANGVGTGGVTFNIAPGYTETIPFGGLIIDITANQPTSGNPVVFQRSGAGANPLIQTDTNGSGIISNAGFGVRKDAMLWLVGTDYITINNIDFTERYTGNSQSLQTEYGIEMVRKDSTDGCKHVTINGCTIQMQQSDIQSTCITSINVNLAGVITNPVTTGGIHESISVQGCTLNNSFNGMYFEGYGAFAPYDLYDHFYNIGGITGNTLINIGAGLTGTNSPNAKHGIYCLNMDSVIVSNNTIRVNSGSNNTVTYGIHLSTGRNSSAIINNNDISDTCGGTLQPHSAIYCGLGGNGVDNIVNITNNTIHDCRYDAMTSATNAYIQVATNPYTVNITGNTIRDNYVGNGSSTATGHMYGIYRSAGSSAFGASYTISNNTIKNLRRIQSTPGAGRIFGVYTAGGAYNNEISHNTIDSIYSTSSTNDIAGIFCQETAPGMISIHDNKIGNLIKVSGTSGNIYGIYNSNNTDTLEVYNNEVFNLYNKATTGLLYGYYNSGVLAVGLENVYNNTIHDLTNNSNSVCVGMNMSNSNTSNTHEKNVYGNLIYNIISDSIAQTGGIQVSKPGVANIFANRIYNIITKGSYTAFGVYFNGANNSNCNIYNNMISEIYAPFQNTSLGVIGLVIESSDTVNLSYNTIYMDSSSTGVNSGNFAMYIAGFSNTTLKNNIVVNKFTPTGSGQTIAIYKEAGVTYNSASNNNNIFVPAGASNFYYFDGNSFHSTFAGFQTAVSPADTNSFSENSPFKNVSTNPYDLDMKTTIPTLCDGGAMPIAGITTDIHGTTRNVSTPDVGADEFELKNPVTAAPTLVYPANNAVLVEVNPLMNWDEVTNATMYHIQLSTDSTFGSTLVDVDTLTSSELQLPNNFLAINTKYYWRVSGKNGIGEGPFSSVWNFTTGVTNIEPSSVPIVYELYQNYPNPFNPSTKIKFDIPKAGFVSLKVYDITGREVASLVNKDLVASRYEVEWNGSRFASGVYFIRINAGDFVKVQKMMLIK; this is encoded by the coding sequence ATGAAAAAGACCACAACAATAATAATTTCACTAGTCTTGCTTCTTATTATGATGTATGGAAATGCAAACGCACAGCTGACGGGTACCAAGACAATCCCCGGTACTTACGCGAGCATAAAGCTTGCCATAGACGACCTTAACGCTAACGGGGTTGGCACGGGAGGAGTGACATTCAATATCGCTCCCGGTTACACCGAGACAATACCATTTGGCGGACTTATAATAGACATCACAGCGAACCAGCCGACGTCAGGAAACCCCGTGGTCTTCCAGAGAAGCGGAGCAGGAGCCAATCCCTTGATACAGACAGATACTAACGGTTCGGGGATAATATCCAATGCCGGTTTTGGAGTACGTAAAGACGCTATGCTCTGGCTGGTAGGAACGGATTATATTACTATAAATAACATTGATTTTACTGAGCGGTACACGGGAAATTCACAGTCGCTGCAAACCGAGTATGGGATAGAAATGGTGCGCAAAGACAGTACGGACGGATGCAAGCATGTAACTATAAACGGCTGTACGATTCAGATGCAGCAGTCCGATATACAATCAACCTGTATCACATCGATAAATGTAAACCTGGCGGGAGTTATTACAAACCCTGTAACTACCGGGGGAATACATGAAAGCATTTCAGTGCAGGGCTGTACGTTAAATAACAGTTTCAATGGAATGTATTTTGAAGGTTATGGTGCTTTTGCCCCATATGATCTCTATGATCATTTTTACAATATAGGAGGTATTACGGGGAATACTTTGATAAATATCGGCGCAGGTTTGACCGGAACTAACAGCCCTAATGCAAAACACGGGATCTATTGTCTAAACATGGATAGCGTTATTGTCAGCAATAATACAATCAGAGTAAATAGCGGATCGAATAATACCGTGACCTATGGAATACATTTGTCAACTGGCAGAAACTCCTCGGCAATAATTAATAATAATGATATTTCCGATACCTGCGGTGGGACATTACAACCTCATAGTGCAATTTATTGCGGACTTGGAGGAAATGGAGTCGATAATATAGTTAATATAACCAACAATACGATTCATGACTGCCGGTATGACGCCATGACATCCGCTACCAATGCTTACATACAAGTTGCAACAAATCCATACACTGTAAATATAACAGGCAATACGATCAGGGATAACTATGTCGGTAATGGCAGTTCGACAGCTACGGGACACATGTACGGCATCTACCGCTCAGCGGGTAGTTCTGCCTTTGGTGCATCGTACACTATCTCCAATAACACCATCAAAAATCTAAGGAGGATCCAATCGACACCCGGCGCAGGGAGGATCTTTGGTGTTTATACAGCGGGCGGGGCGTATAATAACGAAATAAGTCATAATACCATAGACAGTATCTATTCTACTTCCTCGACAAACGATATAGCGGGAATATTCTGCCAGGAAACCGCACCGGGAATGATCAGCATACATGATAATAAGATAGGAAATTTAATAAAAGTATCGGGTACTTCAGGTAATATCTATGGGATCTACAATAGCAATAATACGGACACTTTAGAAGTGTATAATAATGAAGTGTTTAACCTTTACAATAAGGCAACAACGGGATTATTATATGGATATTATAACTCCGGAGTTCTTGCCGTAGGTCTCGAGAATGTATATAATAACACGATCCATGATCTGACTAATAACAGCAATAGTGTTTGTGTAGGTATGAATATGTCAAACAGTAATACCTCCAATACTCATGAAAAAAATGTTTATGGAAACTTGATTTACAATATCATAAGTGACAGTATAGCGCAGACCGGTGGAATACAAGTCTCTAAACCGGGCGTGGCTAATATTTTTGCCAATCGTATATATAATATTATTACAAAAGGTTCGTATACTGCATTCGGTGTATATTTTAATGGTGCAAATAATTCGAACTGTAATATATATAACAATATGATAAGCGAGATATATGCTCCATTTCAGAACACCTCTTTGGGTGTAATAGGACTGGTAATAGAAAGCAGCGATACAGTAAACCTGTCGTATAATACCATTTACATGGACAGCAGCTCTACAGGTGTGAACTCGGGTAACTTTGCTATGTATATTGCCGGTTTTAGTAATACGACATTAAAGAATAATATTGTGGTCAATAAGTTCACACCCACAGGTAGCGGACAAACGATTGCCATTTATAAGGAAGCAGGTGTAACATATAATTCAGCTTCAAACAATAATAATATATTTGTCCCGGCTGGGGCATCCAATTTCTATTACTTTGACGGTAATAGTTTTCACTCTACATTTGCCGGATTCCAGACTGCTGTATCTCCTGCGGATACGAATTCGTTTTCGGAGAACAGTCCTTTTAAAAATGTATCCACAAATCCGTATGACCTGGACATGAAGACCACCATTCCTACACTATGTGACGGCGGGGCAATGCCTATAGCAGGCATAACTACGGACATACACGGCACAACGCGGAATGTATCGACACCTGACGTTGGCGCGGATGAATTTGAGCTAAAAAATCCCGTAACGGCAGCTCCGACGCTCGTATATCCTGCAAACAATGCTGTACTTGTGGAGGTGAACCCGCTCATGAACTGGGATGAAGTGACAAATGCAACAATGTACCATATACAGCTCTCGACCGATTCCACATTTGGGAGTACGCTGGTGGATGTGGATACTCTTACATCATCGGAGTTGCAGCTGCCGAATAACTTCCTCGCTATCAACACAAAATATTACTGGAGAGTGAGCGGAAAGAACGGGATAGGCGAAGGTCCTTTTTCATCTGTGTGGAATTTTACAACAGGAGTAACAAACATCGAGCCGTCCTCGGTGCCTATTGTGTATGAGCTTTACCAGAACTACCCTAACCCGTTCAACCCATCAACAAAAATAAAGTTCGACATACCGAAAGCGGGCTTTGTTTCGCTGAAGGTGTATGACATAACGGGCAGAGAAGTAGCTTCTCTCGTGAATAAAGATCTCGTGGCATCCCGATATGAGGTGGAATGGAACGGCTCACGGTTCGCAAGCGGAGTATATTTCATCCGAATCAATGCGGGTGACTTCGTGAAGGTTCAGAAAATGATGCTAATCAAATAA